In Halobaculum limi, one DNA window encodes the following:
- a CDS encoding cytidylyltransferase domain-containing protein produces the protein MTSVLAIIPARGGSKRVKRKNIREVGGKPLIAHTIEEAISTEAIDTTIVSTEDDEIAEIAKKYGADVPFSRPEELATDSASSASVVSHALDWFEARDKTFDTVCLLQATSPLRTSEDITGALSKFNERDADSLLSVCKYTQPPQYALLKNSDGYLQERFTPSVLFSPEYTREQDLEELLFPNGAIYIVTVSTWKSVETFYTEATIPYVMPERRSLQIDELWELELIDSFMKADR, from the coding sequence ATGACATCAGTGCTCGCGATCATACCGGCGAGAGGTGGATCCAAAAGAGTCAAGCGTAAGAATATCAGAGAGGTTGGCGGAAAACCACTTATTGCTCATACAATTGAAGAAGCAATTTCAACTGAAGCGATCGATACAACGATTGTCTCAACTGAGGATGACGAGATCGCCGAGATTGCTAAGAAGTACGGCGCAGATGTTCCATTCTCGAGGCCAGAAGAACTCGCTACGGATTCAGCTTCAAGCGCATCAGTCGTCTCTCACGCGTTAGACTGGTTTGAGGCCCGAGACAAAACATTCGACACTGTGTGTCTACTCCAAGCAACATCGCCCCTTCGGACAAGCGAGGATATAACGGGGGCGCTTTCCAAATTCAACGAACGCGATGCTGATTCTTTACTCAGCGTATGTAAGTACACGCAGCCCCCGCAATATGCGTTACTCAAGAACTCGGATGGGTATTTACAGGAGCGATTCACTCCGTCTGTACTATTTTCCCCAGAGTACACACGGGAACAAGATCTTGAGGAATTGTTATTCCCTAATGGAGCAATCTACATTGTGACTGTTTCCACGTGGAAGTCAGTGGAGACATTTTACACCGAGGCGACAATCCCATATGTTATGCCTGAACGTCGGTCGTTACAGATCGATGAGCTATGGGAACTGGAGCTCATTGACTCATTTATGAAAGCTGACCGTTGA
- a CDS encoding NAD-dependent epimerase/dehydratase family protein, whose protein sequence is MDILVTGGAGFIGGHLAEAFVVDGHNVTVIDNLKPFYDIGLKQHTIEQCQSAANEHTGSYEFIQGDIRNADLVGELVEEMDAVVHQAAQAGVRASVENPREVTATNVDGTVNLLQSSVEADVERVLIASSSSVYGKAQYLPYDEDHPTEPVSPYGVSKLATEELARVYSELHSLSTVCLRYFTVYGPRMRPNMAISNFVSRCMNGEAPVIYGSGKQTRDFTHVSDVVKANQTLLEADVVGGDILNIGSTDTISIEKLATLIRDELAPELDLRYEAEQEADAAHTHADVSKAREAIGYDPSIGIELGVTEFIQWYRSNRDWYEPLVRNS, encoded by the coding sequence ATGGATATTCTCGTAACTGGTGGTGCAGGCTTCATCGGCGGTCACTTGGCGGAAGCGTTCGTTGTCGACGGACACAATGTGACCGTTATTGACAATCTCAAACCCTTCTACGATATCGGGCTCAAACAGCACACTATCGAACAGTGCCAATCGGCCGCGAACGAACACACGGGAAGCTACGAGTTCATTCAGGGAGATATTCGTAACGCCGATCTCGTCGGAGAGCTAGTCGAAGAGATGGATGCTGTAGTGCATCAAGCAGCTCAAGCTGGTGTGCGAGCAAGTGTTGAAAATCCTCGGGAGGTTACTGCAACCAACGTCGACGGAACGGTCAATCTGCTTCAATCGAGCGTTGAAGCCGATGTCGAGAGGGTTCTTATCGCGAGCTCCTCATCGGTGTATGGAAAAGCGCAGTATCTTCCCTATGATGAGGATCATCCGACTGAGCCGGTGAGTCCTTATGGAGTATCAAAGCTCGCAACAGAAGAGCTTGCTCGCGTCTATTCGGAACTACATAGTCTCTCTACTGTCTGTCTCCGATATTTTACTGTGTATGGCCCGCGGATGCGTCCGAATATGGCGATTTCAAATTTTGTCTCCCGATGTATGAATGGAGAAGCGCCTGTCATTTACGGGAGTGGCAAGCAGACCCGGGATTTCACCCACGTCTCGGATGTGGTCAAGGCAAACCAAACGTTGCTTGAGGCTGACGTTGTCGGCGGCGACATACTGAATATCGGAAGCACCGATACCATCTCGATTGAGAAATTGGCTACGTTGATTCGGGATGAACTCGCACCCGAATTAGATCTGCGATACGAGGCCGAACAGGAAGCAGACGCGGCCCACACACATGCTGACGTTTCGAAGGCTCGCGAAGCGATTGGATATGATCCTTCAATCGGTATCGAATTAGGAGTGACTGAGTTTATCCAGTGGTATCGATCGAATAGAGACTGGTATGAGCCACTCGTTCGAAACTCATAG
- a CDS encoding aspartate/glutamate racemase family protein, with translation MSYRDGPSDESVIGILGGMGPEATINFQRELIDETPAETDQDHITTFVSNDPHIPDRNKAILEGAESPLPKLKANVSKLTEVGSDFIVIPCNTAHYYFDDLTSSTKTEFINMISITEDELNQDGVSKIGLLATETVINVGIYEEYFTNSPVELVTPNNTRQLMDAIYAVKQGNQQKAVEKLTPIIESFEGSDCEALLIGCSDLSVLPISTDLNTYDPITILAKACVTRAKPNCS, from the coding sequence ATGTCATATCGTGATGGGCCTTCAGATGAGTCAGTAATAGGTATTCTTGGGGGTATGGGACCTGAGGCAACAATTAACTTCCAACGAGAGCTAATTGATGAAACTCCTGCAGAGACCGACCAAGACCACATTACCACATTCGTATCTAACGACCCACATATCCCTGATCGGAATAAAGCTATCTTGGAGGGAGCAGAAAGTCCGTTACCGAAACTGAAAGCAAATGTATCCAAATTAACCGAGGTTGGATCAGATTTTATTGTTATCCCGTGTAATACCGCTCATTATTATTTTGATGACTTGACTTCCAGCACCAAAACGGAGTTCATCAATATGATTTCAATCACTGAAGATGAACTTAACCAAGACGGTGTCAGCAAAATCGGTCTTCTTGCAACAGAAACAGTGATCAATGTTGGGATCTACGAAGAGTACTTCACGAACTCACCAGTTGAGCTGGTTACTCCTAATAATACCAGACAACTAATGGACGCAATTTATGCGGTCAAACAAGGGAACCAACAGAAGGCTGTGGAGAAATTGACCCCAATTATTGAGTCGTTTGAGGGGAGTGACTGCGAAGCACTATTGATTGGATGCTCTGACCTTTCAGTTCTTCCAATAAGCACTGATCTGAACACGTACGATCCAATTACTATACTTGCGAAAGCATGTGTAACCCGTGCTAAGCCTAACTGTAGCTGA
- a CDS encoding metal-dependent hydrolase → MWPWGHAAVGYVVITVLWIGWRRRPLFGREVLAVIVGTQVPDLVDKPLTWIVPLLPSGRSLGHSAVIWAIVAVVVVLSVRNTEYDDLALLVLLGYFLGLLSDLPTAVIRGDISEVSYLLWPLLPAPTFEIEPDLLIHLAEIELSDLVRLAVVCSGLLLGQQLLWFLWSKAPRTDP, encoded by the coding sequence ATGTGGCCGTGGGGACATGCCGCAGTTGGATATGTTGTGATAACGGTACTGTGGATCGGATGGCGACGGCGACCCCTTTTCGGCCGAGAAGTTCTGGCAGTCATCGTTGGAACGCAGGTTCCAGACTTAGTTGATAAACCGCTGACTTGGATCGTCCCACTGCTTCCAAGCGGTCGATCGCTTGGTCACTCCGCTGTCATCTGGGCGATTGTTGCTGTAGTGGTTGTTCTGTCGGTCCGTAATACAGAATATGATGACCTCGCCTTGCTGGTGCTTTTAGGGTACTTCTTGGGACTTCTCAGTGACCTTCCAACAGCAGTCATCCGCGGCGACATCTCTGAAGTATCCTATCTTCTGTGGCCACTGCTCCCAGCGCCAACGTTCGAAATTGAACCCGACCTCCTCATTCACCTCGCAGAGATCGAGCTCAGTGACCTTGTTCGATTGGCAGTCGTTTGTTCCGGTCTCCTCCTTGGACAGCAGCTACTCTGGTTTCTCTGGTCCAAAGCTCCAAGAACAGACCCCTGA
- a CDS encoding N-acetylneuraminate synthase family protein: protein MKIGTTAIGTSEPPYVIAEVGINARDDLELAEAHIDAAAEAGADAVKFQTHIPQAEMVQSEMEHLGHGDVFDVVAGNQFTKQEHKRLQSRCAEKDVNFLSTPFSTEAVELLDDIGVPAIKIGSGELTNYPLLRKAAETGRPLLISTGMSDFETIQDTFDFIEPKASQVALLYCVSAYPADPDDMNLDTISRMKDEFGVPIGFSDHSTGTRVSSVAMAKGADFVEKHFTIDRRLPGPDQAVSIEPEEMAELAAFSETVQDTRGHEKEITQEEADVKLWARHSVVTTSPLSEGDVLSEKVMTTKRPGTGIPAEEFYSVVGRTLAKDLEENSIIHYSDLKE from the coding sequence ATGAAAATCGGAACTACCGCGATCGGCACAAGCGAACCACCGTACGTTATCGCAGAGGTCGGTATAAATGCTCGTGACGATCTCGAATTGGCAGAGGCACATATTGATGCAGCCGCAGAAGCTGGTGCTGATGCAGTCAAGTTCCAAACTCACATTCCACAAGCTGAGATGGTCCAATCGGAAATGGAGCATCTCGGACACGGTGATGTATTTGACGTAGTAGCCGGCAACCAGTTCACGAAGCAAGAACATAAGCGCCTTCAGTCCCGTTGCGCCGAAAAGGATGTAAACTTCCTTTCGACGCCGTTTTCTACAGAAGCAGTTGAACTGCTTGACGATATTGGCGTTCCAGCAATAAAAATTGGATCTGGGGAGCTCACTAATTATCCCCTTCTCCGAAAAGCAGCTGAAACAGGGAGGCCGTTGCTCATCTCAACCGGAATGAGTGACTTCGAAACAATTCAAGATACATTTGATTTCATCGAACCAAAAGCATCCCAAGTCGCGCTCTTATACTGCGTCTCGGCATATCCTGCTGATCCTGACGATATGAACCTTGATACAATCTCGCGTATGAAAGATGAGTTTGGGGTTCCAATCGGCTTTTCTGATCACTCTACTGGAACGCGAGTCTCTTCGGTTGCGATGGCTAAGGGGGCAGATTTCGTTGAGAAGCACTTTACTATTGACCGGCGACTGCCTGGTCCTGATCAGGCGGTCTCGATTGAGCCTGAGGAGATGGCAGAACTGGCTGCATTCTCTGAGACTGTGCAGGATACGCGGGGTCACGAAAAAGAGATAACGCAGGAAGAAGCAGATGTGAAATTATGGGCCAGGCACAGTGTGGTGACCACCTCGCCTCTCTCGGAAGGGGACGTACTGAGCGAAAAGGTAATGACAACAAAGCGTCCGGGGACTGGTATTCCAGCAGAAGAATTTTATTCTGTAGTGGGACGAACGCTAGCAAAGGATCTAGAAGAAAATAGCATCATTCACTACTCAGACCTCAAAGAGTAA
- the neuC gene encoding UDP-N-acetylglucosamine 2-epimerase — MTRKVATFLTTRAQYGRLKPVLQALEAEPTIASTVIISGGATVHDYGELAPVLKDDGIGVDYELTNLIDGGTPITQAKTTGLQLVEYANVLKQVDPDFVLITGDRHETMAATLSASYQNIPICHFEGGEVTGSIDDKVRHATTKMADYHFVSTERSAQIVERMGESPERIFHTGCPSMDIAKSVEEERSTSFDPQVVESGVGGHVNVDEPYIVVQYHPLPTEYLSNYEKTWELIDAVRQIDIQAFWFWPNMDAGTDQVSKAIREFREKYSPDNVRFFINLSPEDYLTTVKNSACVVGNSSVAIRECAFFGTPAVNIGGRQSSRERGPNVVDVQSNAEAIEQAITSQLSHGNYPRSTIYGTGDATGKIISALQQLDCELKGPMEPIDVYSGPDQTSG, encoded by the coding sequence ATGACTCGCAAGGTCGCTACCTTCCTCACTACCCGAGCCCAATACGGCCGGTTGAAGCCAGTCTTACAGGCTTTAGAAGCTGAACCAACAATCGCTTCTACGGTTATCATTTCAGGTGGTGCAACTGTTCACGACTACGGAGAATTAGCTCCAGTTCTAAAGGATGATGGAATCGGAGTTGATTACGAGTTGACTAATTTAATTGACGGTGGAACACCAATTACACAAGCGAAGACGACAGGACTGCAGTTAGTAGAATATGCAAACGTTTTGAAGCAAGTCGATCCTGATTTCGTTTTGATAACTGGCGATAGGCACGAGACAATGGCGGCGACGCTTTCCGCCTCATACCAGAATATCCCGATATGTCACTTCGAAGGAGGAGAGGTCACCGGATCAATTGATGACAAGGTGCGCCATGCGACGACGAAGATGGCAGACTATCACTTCGTCTCCACAGAGCGTAGTGCACAGATTGTGGAAAGAATGGGAGAAAGCCCTGAACGGATTTTCCATACTGGGTGCCCTTCTATGGATATCGCGAAATCCGTTGAAGAAGAACGATCTACGTCGTTTGACCCACAAGTCGTCGAGAGTGGTGTAGGTGGGCACGTGAATGTAGATGAACCGTATATCGTTGTTCAGTATCATCCATTACCAACTGAGTATCTGAGTAACTACGAAAAGACATGGGAGCTGATCGACGCTGTTAGACAAATCGACATACAGGCATTCTGGTTTTGGCCAAATATGGATGCCGGAACCGACCAAGTATCCAAAGCAATTAGGGAATTCCGTGAAAAGTACTCGCCTGACAACGTTCGATTCTTTATTAACTTAAGTCCCGAAGACTATCTCACCACGGTCAAGAACTCAGCGTGTGTAGTTGGTAACTCTAGTGTGGCAATCCGAGAATGCGCCTTCTTTGGTACACCAGCTGTCAACATTGGTGGAAGACAATCATCGCGTGAGCGCGGCCCAAACGTAGTAGATGTACAATCTAATGCGGAGGCGATTGAACAAGCAATCACCTCTCAACTCAGTCATGGCAATTATCCACGTTCAACTATATATGGAACCGGTGACGCTACTGGCAAAATTATCTCTGCTCTGCAACAGTTAGACTGTGAACTAAAAGGCCCTATGGAACCAATTGACGTCTACAGTGGCCCGGATCAGACTAGTGGATAA
- a CDS encoding PLP-dependent cysteine synthase family protein, protein MQANPSEYCPYDVTDPLLQQIGGTPIVSFEGAKHQNVFCKLESRNPTGSMKDRIALGLLLDQKQQGEYETIVEASSGNTAGSVAFVSNRLGFDCHVTLPESTSDQKKGYVRAFGAEIHECPSVSQGHPEYYHTVAERLSDELEAYFVNQYYNSGNPSVHYEWTGPEIWSQIGEDLTHIVCPMGTGGTISGIARYLKEAVENTEQQITIVGVDAENSNISTSFYEQDPVEYDTSVEGLGKGHELPTMWFEYIDEIRSVTDQDAFATARAASSNHGLLIGPSAGAALSVATEIGNNDPEAAVLSVVCDGAEQYFDTLYV, encoded by the coding sequence ATGCAAGCGAATCCCTCCGAGTATTGTCCCTACGATGTTACTGATCCGCTCTTACAACAGATAGGTGGCACTCCAATTGTATCTTTTGAGGGAGCTAAACATCAAAACGTGTTCTGTAAGCTGGAGAGCAGGAATCCAACTGGTTCGATGAAAGATCGGATCGCGCTCGGCTTACTATTAGATCAGAAACAGCAAGGTGAATATGAGACAATTGTAGAAGCTAGTTCTGGCAATACTGCTGGATCAGTTGCTTTTGTATCAAACAGACTTGGCTTTGACTGTCATGTTACGTTGCCAGAGTCCACCAGTGACCAGAAAAAGGGATACGTACGGGCATTTGGGGCAGAAATTCACGAGTGTCCTAGCGTGTCACAGGGACATCCCGAGTACTATCATACCGTTGCAGAACGCCTTTCAGATGAACTTGAAGCATATTTTGTAAACCAGTACTACAATTCAGGCAACCCGAGCGTTCACTATGAATGGACCGGTCCAGAAATCTGGTCTCAAATCGGGGAGGATCTCACGCATATTGTCTGCCCGATGGGTACTGGTGGAACAATTAGTGGTATTGCACGATATCTTAAAGAAGCCGTAGAAAACACTGAACAGCAGATTACTATCGTAGGTGTTGACGCCGAAAATTCGAATATTTCGACTTCATTTTATGAACAAGATCCTGTCGAATACGACACGTCTGTCGAAGGCCTGGGCAAAGGGCACGAACTCCCAACAATGTGGTTTGAATATATTGATGAAATCCGAAGTGTCACTGATCAAGATGCATTTGCCACTGCGCGGGCGGCAAGTAGCAATCATGGCCTACTTATCGGACCCAGTGCGGGTGCTGCCCTCTCGGTTGCAACTGAAATTGGCAATAATGACCCTGAGGCAGCCGTCTTGAGTGTCGTATGTGATGGTGCAGAGCAATATTTTGACACCCTGTATGTCTAA
- a CDS encoding right-handed parallel beta-helix repeat-containing protein, whose amino-acid sequence MPTTVSTIDELQSAVENAGPGSEIIARGGTYDLSSRWVVTAGGARNNPLVIRAADGETPHIRFDSGGRSEKDDNGIQFRSPHVHFVGFEVSGSGWKGVNTDGDADDVVFEDLDVHDCYVWGIMNNDCDNVTFRNCDSHHNRGNPGNADGFNMTGSAENGLIEGCRSWGNGDDGYDTWVSRNHTIRNCWAWDNGHDGGDGNGFKLGGGPDDGGGHLVHNCVAYDNSYRGFDWNTTDQALEIYNCTAVDNPVNYRFNENGPYTLRNNISVGGSVYLADEVDDTNNTWNLDISDPMIVSTDPTDAEFMQLQSDSPCIDAGEDVGLPFAGSAPDLGAFESEGQIGTGGGEEEPTDSTTLGDGETPLYAVDAETNSLFQTEHAGFTNEGYINFDQDSGAFARWQLDVETADQYQLEIRFANGGSGDRTANLTYAGTQQQITFPQTGGWTDWATMTESVELPSGSVELTIETTGQDAGNVDMVTIWPIQETEPSEPTTGDTTNHGFATPEPGQADWHIPLNENFEAIDRVAPVVDVDGAKTEYTPTERSLYIALDTGVIYVGDGSQWNQLGSLN is encoded by the coding sequence ATGCCAACAACTGTTTCTACTATCGACGAACTGCAGAGTGCAGTCGAGAATGCCGGTCCTGGTTCGGAGATTATCGCGCGCGGGGGGACATACGATCTGTCCTCACGGTGGGTAGTCACCGCTGGTGGTGCACGGAATAATCCGCTTGTTATTCGCGCTGCCGATGGTGAGACACCACACATTCGATTCGATTCTGGCGGTCGTTCGGAGAAAGATGACAACGGTATTCAATTCCGAAGTCCTCACGTACATTTCGTCGGGTTCGAAGTTTCTGGATCTGGATGGAAAGGCGTCAACACCGATGGAGACGCCGACGACGTAGTTTTCGAGGATCTTGACGTCCACGACTGCTATGTCTGGGGGATAATGAACAACGACTGTGACAACGTCACCTTCCGCAACTGTGATTCACATCACAATAGGGGTAATCCGGGCAATGCTGACGGGTTCAATATGACCGGCTCCGCGGAAAATGGGCTAATTGAAGGCTGCCGTTCGTGGGGGAATGGTGACGATGGATACGACACGTGGGTCTCTCGGAATCACACGATCCGAAACTGCTGGGCGTGGGACAACGGTCACGACGGCGGCGACGGAAACGGGTTCAAACTTGGCGGCGGGCCAGACGACGGTGGGGGCCACCTCGTCCACAACTGTGTAGCGTACGACAACAGCTATCGCGGCTTCGATTGGAACACGACCGATCAGGCACTCGAGATTTACAATTGCACCGCAGTCGACAACCCGGTCAATTACCGGTTCAACGAGAATGGACCGTACACACTCCGAAACAACATTTCAGTCGGTGGGAGTGTGTATCTCGCTGATGAAGTCGACGATACCAATAACACGTGGAATCTCGACATCTCGGACCCGATGATTGTCTCGACTGATCCGACCGATGCAGAGTTTATGCAACTCCAAAGCGACAGCCCTTGCATCGATGCTGGAGAAGACGTAGGGCTGCCATTCGCGGGCTCGGCTCCCGATCTCGGCGCATTCGAGTCGGAAGGTCAGATTGGTACTGGTGGCGGAGAAGAAGAGCCAACTGACAGCACAACGCTTGGTGACGGAGAAACCCCATTGTATGCGGTGGATGCCGAGACGAACAGCCTGTTCCAGACTGAGCACGCTGGATTCACCAACGAAGGATACATCAATTTCGATCAAGACAGCGGGGCATTTGCCCGTTGGCAGCTCGATGTTGAAACCGCTGACCAGTACCAACTTGAGATCCGGTTCGCGAACGGGGGGTCCGGTGACCGGACTGCGAACCTCACGTACGCCGGCACACAACAGCAGATCACGTTCCCGCAGACGGGCGGATGGACGGACTGGGCAACGATGACGGAATCAGTCGAGTTGCCGAGTGGCTCGGTTGAACTCACAATTGAGACGACGGGGCAGGATGCTGGTAACGTTGATATGGTCACAATCTGGCCAATCCAGGAGACTGAGCCTAGTGAACCGACCACTGGTGACACTACCAACCACGGCTTCGCTACTCCCGAGCCGGGGCAAGCCGACTGGCATATCCCCCTCAATGAGAACTTTGAGGCCATCGACAGGGTTGCTCCTGTTGTGGACGTGGATGGTGCCAAAACAGAGTATACCCCTACTGAGCGGTCTCTGTATATCGCACTGGATACCGGAGTAATCTATGTGGGCGATGGTTCACAGTGGAACCAGCTCGGTAGCCTGAACTAG
- a CDS encoding polysaccharide biosynthesis C-terminal domain-containing protein, which yields MKRGQTAFINLASKILVSLTGFAANWYIARELGSEILGTYLLIISVISWMILGGNAGIPIAVKKRISEHKNSGEALSTGFALQILILLALLLFTFLAQEQLRNYIGVDVLAIFSAILVIYAIHNFSSSTLVGQQKVHIQSLSKSINTTIRSVTQIGLIFFGLGIGGLLWGYLGGLIVSLAISLFYIDFNYTRPTVNKAADIFSYAKYSWVTAIKSRTFAAMDTILLGFFVTKDLIGVYGIAWNVASVLALFAGSISATLFPEISSLSSKGDFEQIGSLLEDGLSYAGLFVIPGLAGAAILGDTILSIYGPEFVKGYSVLIILILAQLLYTFEVQFTNALDAIDRPDLTFRITITFVLVNVFLNIVLISLVGWYGAAIATTVSSGISAILGYKALSNHLQFAFPVRELSKQCLATMIMAGIVFMGITIFGETILTTLVLVVVGASSYIFAMLVISPQFRKTVSDNVPERGLIGNRL from the coding sequence ATGAAACGCGGCCAGACAGCATTCATCAATTTGGCATCGAAAATACTTGTCTCACTAACTGGCTTTGCTGCCAATTGGTACATCGCACGGGAACTCGGAAGTGAAATTCTTGGAACTTATTTGCTTATTATCTCCGTTATTTCGTGGATGATCTTGGGCGGAAATGCAGGCATTCCGATTGCAGTTAAAAAACGGATTAGCGAACACAAAAACTCTGGTGAAGCGCTGTCAACCGGTTTTGCTCTCCAAATACTCATACTTCTAGCGCTACTTCTATTCACATTTTTAGCCCAAGAACAGTTGCGGAATTATATTGGTGTGGATGTCTTAGCAATATTTTCTGCAATCTTGGTCATTTACGCAATACACAATTTCAGCTCTTCGACTCTTGTTGGCCAGCAAAAAGTTCACATCCAAAGTCTTAGTAAGTCGATAAACACCACAATTCGCAGCGTTACCCAGATTGGACTGATTTTCTTCGGTCTTGGCATTGGTGGGCTTCTCTGGGGATACTTAGGCGGACTAATAGTATCGTTAGCGATTAGTCTCTTTTATATTGATTTTAATTATACCCGGCCGACAGTAAACAAAGCAGCCGATATTTTTTCGTATGCAAAATACTCCTGGGTTACAGCAATCAAATCTCGAACATTTGCCGCGATGGATACAATCCTACTTGGCTTCTTTGTTACAAAGGATCTCATTGGGGTGTATGGGATCGCATGGAACGTCGCCTCTGTTCTTGCACTCTTCGCGGGGTCAATCAGTGCAACATTATTCCCTGAGATCAGTTCACTCTCAAGTAAAGGAGACTTTGAGCAAATTGGAAGCCTGCTGGAGGACGGGTTATCTTATGCAGGATTGTTTGTCATTCCCGGACTTGCCGGCGCTGCGATCCTTGGCGACACGATTCTGTCTATCTACGGGCCCGAGTTTGTCAAGGGATATAGTGTACTAATTATCCTTATTCTCGCCCAACTCTTATACACATTTGAGGTTCAGTTTACGAACGCGCTTGATGCTATAGATAGACCCGATTTGACATTTCGGATAACAATTACATTCGTACTTGTGAACGTCTTTCTAAATATTGTTTTAATATCACTGGTCGGTTGGTACGGTGCAGCGATTGCCACAACGGTTTCTTCGGGTATCAGCGCAATTTTGGGGTATAAAGCACTCTCAAACCATCTCCAGTTTGCATTTCCAGTGCGAGAGCTTTCAAAACAATGTCTCGCTACAATGATAATGGCAGGTATTGTCTTTATGGGAATTACAATATTCGGTGAAACAATACTGACAACTTTAGTGCTTGTAGTCGTCGGTGCAAGTAGCTACATATTTGCAATGCTCGTTATTTCTCCACAGTTCAGAAAGACAGTGTCAGACAACGTTCCAGAACGGGGTTTGATTGGCAACCGACTGTAG
- a CDS encoding WbqC family protein has protein sequence MVTTVTAYQPRYFPRLHYLARAQQADVFIIYDDVEFSRRSRQHRAAISVGESDWLTIPVEHSGTKTRICDATIDMSTPWMSEHIETLVHKYGPRAYAFEPFFESLLLSVPTIEAVRESTKLLRDVVGQEGSSVLDEVLKHDSALQDSEHKVSNLQLKKEALGNQISVARSEGRERDAANLVDSVRALAERLDPMEHQINVRRRQRDQALVELAEYIPANTDVEVLPPESLWDLTGVEPAKVVSSELLVDLTIPLLEELFERFEIDSKVVRSSHVDVEHPGDPSEYLAELTAAFDGDSYLSGKTGYENYVDEAPFTAQNIDVEIQDWEPTWEGGNVCALDVIFSADDPSQFIR, from the coding sequence GTGGTTACAACAGTCACCGCATATCAACCGCGGTACTTTCCCCGCCTACACTACCTTGCACGAGCACAGCAAGCGGATGTGTTCATCATCTACGACGATGTTGAGTTCTCCCGACGGTCTCGCCAACACAGAGCAGCGATCTCAGTCGGTGAGAGTGATTGGTTGACGATTCCGGTAGAACATAGCGGAACGAAGACGCGGATCTGTGATGCGACGATCGATATGTCGACACCGTGGATGAGCGAACACATCGAAACGCTGGTCCACAAATACGGGCCGCGTGCGTACGCGTTTGAACCATTCTTTGAGAGCCTATTGCTATCTGTCCCGACGATTGAAGCAGTCCGTGAGTCGACCAAATTACTCCGAGACGTGGTTGGGCAAGAAGGGTCGTCGGTTCTGGATGAAGTTTTGAAGCACGATTCAGCGTTGCAGGATTCCGAACACAAGGTATCTAACCTACAACTGAAGAAAGAGGCACTTGGCAACCAGATCTCAGTGGCTCGGTCAGAAGGCCGAGAACGCGACGCAGCCAATCTAGTCGATTCCGTTCGAGCCCTTGCAGAGCGGTTGGATCCAATGGAACACCAGATCAATGTGAGAAGACGGCAGCGGGATCAGGCCCTCGTCGAACTCGCTGAATACATTCCTGCAAACACCGATGTCGAAGTACTGCCGCCCGAATCGCTGTGGGATCTTACCGGGGTGGAACCAGCAAAGGTAGTATCCTCCGAGTTGTTAGTTGATTTAACAATCCCGTTGCTCGAAGAGCTCTTCGAACGGTTCGAGATCGATTCGAAGGTAGTCCGCTCAAGCCACGTTGATGTGGAACATCCAGGCGACCCATCAGAATATCTCGCGGAATTGACCGCCGCGTTCGATGGCGATTCTTATCTCTCAGGGAAGACAGGATATGAAAACTACGTCGATGAGGCCCCATTCACAGCCCAAAACATCGATGTCGAAATCCAAGACTGGGAGCCAACGTGGGAAGGCGGGAATGTCTGTGCATTAGACGTGATATTCTCTGCTGATGATCCCTCTCAGTTTATTCGCTGA